GAGGTCCACTATGGCCGAATGTCCACGACTCCTAACATCAAACTCCATACATCCTAATTCAAAAACTTGCATTCCTTGGGCATCTGTGAACCTGCTACGAAGGATCCCCTCGATCGTAGGGGTCAAGTTAGTGTTACTTGCAATTGATGCGTGGCGATATCGGGCAAACCAAGATGATTCCAGTCTCTGCAAGGAATCTAACAGTGCAATGATTGGCAACTTCCTTTCTTCAAGCAGTCTAGCATTGATTGACTCAACCCCGTTTGTCGTCATAATATTGTAACGGGTCTTCGGACAATACGCTCGAGTCCATCTATCAAGTGAGTCTCTCTCGTCCAAATATTGCGCTGCCTCAGGATATCTATTCCTAAACTCATTGTATGCAATATCAAACTCGaaagttttataaatttttgcaaTGTGCAAAAACATTTCGGTTGCACCCTTCTTTTTGCATCTTGTCTTCATGTTTTGGGATAAATGCCACGTACAATGCCCATGATGCGCATTTCTATAGACGGTAGAAACTGCATTAATGATCCCTTGATGCCTGTCAGAAATTATCACCAATTCATCCTCGTCTGGTACTACTTCTAACAACTTCGTTAAAAACCAACTCCACGAAGAAGTACACTCGACATCTACGACTCCCCACGCCAAAAGATATTGGTGATAATTTCCATCTTGTGCCGATGCCACCAATAAAACACCATTATACTTGCCCTTCAACCACGTACCATCAATTGATACAACTTTTCGCATACTTCGATATCCTCTAACGCATGCACCAAAAGCAAGAAACATATACTTGAATCGATTTTCCTCGTCGACAAATATGTCTGTTATGCTTCATGGATTCATCTGCTCAACCATGTGCAAATAACAGCTCAATTTTGTAAAACTCTGCGTAGGATCACCTTTCAACATATTGTCTGCTAGTTCTTTCCCTTTCCAAGCCTTGTAGTATGATACATCAGCATTCATACTATTGCGCATCATCGCCATCACCGCTTTTGGTACAATAGGCACTGGATGACCTTGGAAATTATCCACCAACATATCACGAACAACAGCAGAACTCGCTCCACGGATTCTCTTTCCTCTCCCAGTCAAACCACAGGTGTGTGTATTGCAATATGTTCGAACGGAGAATGCACGTGAATCATTCTTAATCAAAGAGGTCCAGATTCTCCATTTACAATCAGACACTACACATTTTACGGCGTACACCTTTTTGCTACTTTTTACCGTCTCAAATTCAAAACAAGCTTCCAAACTTATTCTAATTAGCTCTTTTTTCACCGCTTCTCGGTTTGGAAACTCTTGACCCACAAACAAGTTCGAACCATCCGTGAATGAAAATGTGTCATTATCAAGAGCCACATCCACAACCAAATTTGCATCATTGCTTTGAACCAAATTTGCCTCGCCCTCAATTATGTCATCACGTGCTTCATCATGTAACTCGTCCGTGTTACTACGATCTACAAGCATGACATCCATATTATGCGTTTCGTCGAATGTGTTACTACGATCCACAGGCATGACATCCACATTATGCGCTTCGTCGAAAAAATCAATGCTATTATTACGATCCACAGACACAATATTCAAGTGAAAATAATCATCAAAATGACTATGTTCGTTAATATTGCAATTGTTCACATCAATAGCATTTCCGTGCAAATTATCACAAGAATCAAAAGAAGcaacacattcaatttcaacttGAAGTACTGGCCTACTTCTCGAACAACCAAGATACAAATATGCTTTCAAATCATGGTCGTTCTCTATATAAATTGGTTGAATGTTGCACGGCAAATCTAGTAGATAACTCAACCTCAAGTTGGAAGTGTCTTCTACTTTCCCAGCTCTGCATAGTTCACTTTTTAAATCTTCAAAATAACAAATATCATCATCCACTGGAATATCAACAAACTTTGCATTGGCCCTGGATTCCATTTATAAACCAGCCCCTCTGTCACTTCCCATTTCCCATCAAAATGAACAACAATAACTGTTGGCATATCTACAAAGTGCACAAACAAATATGATAATTAGAATGGGCAAAATgttgtaaaaacaaaaaaaaaacgcaCATGGTCGACCAAAAAATAAGTTGGTCGACCATGAAGTTATGTAGGTCGACCAATAAGAACTTGGTCGACCAACTTAATTTCTGAAAAAATAAGCTCACGGTCGACCAACTTAATTTCTGAAAAAATAAGAACTTGGTCGACCATTAAGATTGTGGTCGACCATGAATAATTTCTCTTTGGTCGACCACGAAGAATTCTTTTTTTGCTTCGACAAAAATCCATGAACGACACAGATTATTCATCTTATTTTTGGTCGATCGCTGCATGAAATGATGAAAACAATGAACTGGTCAAAGAAAATGGAGCAAACttactttatttttcttcaaatacAGACGTATTTACAGAAGAATGGGGGAACAATATGTAGGAGTAGATTTAGATCTGGATCTGAGGAATGAGCGCCACAACACTTGAGCAACAATGGTCAATTTCGATTTATAGATACGCGGAAGAGGTAGATGCGGTATATGAGTTCTTTAAATTTGGGAAACTTTGGGAATTTTGTGGGGATTTTGTGCGTGGAATGGGAAGAAAGAGAGAGAACAACTAACAATTAATCAATTTAGGAAGTTAACTTTAATTAAGGTTTAATTAACTAATCAAGAGTCAActccttattttttttaaaaaaaatcagactCCTAGTTTTTTAAATCTTTGCCCACGTAATCCCATTTTTTAAATTGTCCCACTAGATTCAAGGTTTTCAGTATTTAATTCCTCAAACAACGATACTTTTCTCGAGGGGAAAAATGCTAGGCCAGAGTAGGATGTAGAGCAAGCCGAGGACCAATTTGGTTATTCTCCCATAATACAACTCTATACATTAGaatttcatatatttatttttttttatgtcaaaaaagaattatttttctttgtaatttatataaacaaaattagCTCATCTCACAAATATAAATATACTATACGAGAACATTTCATAGAAAACTTACTCGAATTAAAATCAgcttttaaattatataaaaaaaagaagATACGAGTTGTCTCGAAATTAAATGCATATCACATATTTATTTCTTAATTTAGCATTATtatgaacaattttttttaaaaaatgaagatgtatatatatatatatatatatacatctcaatgCATTTTAGATAAAGACAAATGTTATAttgatgaacattttatatGAATGTAACTAATATGTGCcacttttattaatataaacaCAATAATGTACAAGCTAGCTTATGAAATTAAAGGTGCTCCAAAAGTTGAATTAGTAGGTCTTTTGTAAGACTGTTTGACAGATCTTTATCATGAGTCAATCatgttcatatttacaataataaataatatttttgtataaaaaataatactgttTCATGAGTGACTCAAATAAAatttgtctcataaaattgacttGTGAGACTTTTTCACAAAAATTTTTGTGAAGTTGAATCATGCAACATTGCATCTTCTCGGATTAGATTAGTCGGATGCCTGGAGATGGGGTTTTATTGCAAGTTTTGCTCTCCGTTGGTggctttatttatttattattctaATATATATGGTGTTTGTATCTCATTGATGGGAGAAAATGTATTTTTACAAATCCCATGTTAGaaaagaaattattttattcaggGTGGAAGAAAACTCGGTAGAAATTATTGGTGTTGCTCCTGTAACATGCACACAATGGTGGAAGTATGACAGTGTATTCAGTTTAAAAGTAACATCAATATATTACTGTTCATATGTGTGGAATGATACAAAGCTCTGTTTGAAAAACCTGAGGATAATAGCATGTGAAACCGCGATGTTCTTCACGCAGCAGTTTGGATCTTATGTTCTTGATGGTGTTCTAAATATGTTGTCAATGGCCTAACTCTTTCCCGTTTACTGGTTGATCTGGCTCACCTCAAGTCTGCTGTGTTTCATGTTTGATCGATTCCAATCTAAGCATTTAATCTGAGTTCATTCtcgtttttttaaataaaaaagataTTTGAAGCTATACGGTTTgtacatgatttgaaattttaaaagcagAAGAGGTACTGTTCCATGATGCTGGTTCGTTTCTTACACACATTGGTCACTATTGGACGTATGATGTTCTGTTTGTTACTTCGAAGGAAGGCATTTGCCAAGAACTGAAATCTTGGGCTTCTTACTTTATGTATTGTTTGTATCATAATtcgataattatttatttcctcTTGTTacatattttgaaaattaattttatgagGAATGGATGGCACTTTTTGGTCATTGCAATATCCAAACATTAAGCACGAGCTAGCCTAGATTCATGTTCCAAATTTTTTTGAGTTTTGCCAATCTAATCTCTTAATATGTGTAGGAAAATGTCAGCGATGTACCAACAATTACATGAAACATAAAAAGAAAGTCGAAATCGTTTTATGTATGTGCATAGTGATGACATTGTATTCCACCATCTGAGATTTAAGTTCTTCGTGCCTAAGCTCGAGAAAAAAATCTCGGCATAACATGACATTGTTTAAGATCTGAAATCTATTTCTGttttatcaaaagttataaTTTATCGTAATTGTGAAATAAAATAACCAAAGTTTCACGATCCTCGTGCTTGTgttttattataaattataagGTGCAGCGAGTTATTTTGCATAAATAAATCTTTGTAAATTAAACTAGACTTCTCTAGATATTTACAAAGAGCCACTTGTAAATCTCCCATATCCGATAAATTTCTAGTAAAAGAAAAAGTCCAAAAGATTTGGAGATCTTTCTAGAAAATTTAGTGAAATTTTGGTTCTCCTGTGTTTGCCTCATCCAATATGTCATTCAAATGTGGAGTAAAAGCTGTGATTGTGCAAACACGGGACAACAAGACTGGCCATTGACAAAGTCTCGAACCATTTTTTTGGCACGCAAATGGTTCGATATATGCATATAAATTATCCAAAATACATGTATTTCTGAACCAAACCTGTATTTTTAGATCCTGCCTGCAAGTTATCTTCACCGAAATACCCGAAAGGAATGGTTTGAAGTTGTGTATCCACCATCAATCATGATGTTAGCCCCACTTATATACCTAGCCTCATCACTAGCCAAGAACACCACAGCATTCGCGACGTCCTTGGTAGTCAATTCCACACCCTTCAAGTTTGCATTAGCCTCCGCAAAATTACGGAAACCAACCAATGCATCTTCGGTCCTCTCATCTTCAGGCAAGTGAGCAAGTGCCAAGCCTGTTGCGATGGCATAAGGTGACACACAGTTCACT
This Primulina eburnea isolate SZY01 chromosome 2, ASM2296580v1, whole genome shotgun sequence DNA region includes the following protein-coding sequences:
- the LOC140824342 gene encoding uncharacterized protein — encoded protein: MRKVVSIDGTWLKGKYNGVLLVASAQDGNYHQYLLAWGVVDVECTSSWSWFLTKLLEVVPDEDELVIISDRHQGIINAVSTVYRNAHHGHCTWHLSQNMKTRCKKKGATEMFLHIAKIYKTFEFDIAYNEFRNRYPEAAQYLDERDSLDRWTRAYCPKTRYNIMTTNGVESINARLLEERKLPIIALLDSLQRLESSWFARYRHASIASNTNLTPTIEGILRSRFTDAQGMQVFELGCMEFDVRSRGHSAIVDLESKRCTCRVFDIDRIPCAHAIAASWLANIDLYDMCSQYYSTMSWCMAYSETVYPVPEENEWPRNINFPLVLPPLPEKRVGRRKQNRFPSIGEFSKR